The sequence below is a genomic window from Ottowia sp. SB7-C50.
GACTGGCGGCCAAAGTCCTTGGTGGTGTTGTGCGACATGTCCATGTACAGGTGGCGCAGGCCGGCCAGCAGGTGATGCAGGTAGGCCCAGATCAGCACCAGCGTCACCAGCTTGATGAACCAGCCGGGGAAGATGCCCAGGCCGGCCGAGAACGCCGACGTGAACTGCCCGAACGAAATCTCGGACGACACCGACTTGTCGAACAGCCACAGGATGAAGGGCAGCAACAGGGCCATCAGCACGCCGCTGAGTCGGTGGGCGCCAGACACAAGCGCGGCCAGCGGCCAGCGGTAGGAGGGGAGATCCCGAAGCGCATTGATGTTGCGGAATTCGGGCCGGGGCTTGGCTGCTTCGCTCATGT
It includes:
- the sdhC gene encoding succinate dehydrogenase, cytochrome b556 subunit, which codes for MSEAAKPRPEFRNINALRDLPSYRWPLAALVSGAHRLSGVLMALLLPFILWLFDKSVSSEISFGQFTSAFSAGLGIFPGWFIKLVTLVLIWAYLHHLLAGLRHLYMDMSHNTTKDFGRQSAAGVLVVSLVLLVILGAKLFGLY